In the Calditrichota bacterium genome, one interval contains:
- a CDS encoding NTP transferase domain-containing protein encodes MKALVFAAGLGTRLKPLTNSIPKAMVAVNGKPMLEWVILRLIEFDIKEIIVNVHHHAGQIIDFLRSKNNFGIKIEISHEKELLDTGGGLKKTAWFFENEKDLLIHNADILSDIDLKAMYVQHTLEKADATLAVRKRKTNRYLLFKSDGQLCGWTAKKENKTLWAGEPENNSVELSFAGIHIISAKLLTKLNTNNIFPIIPEYLRLASHYNIKGFDTTPFKWIDLGRKENLLDINKIFDFKYFKSYKK; translated from the coding sequence TTGAAAGCTTTAGTTTTTGCTGCAGGACTCGGTACACGCTTAAAACCACTAACCAATTCCATACCCAAAGCAATGGTAGCTGTAAATGGTAAGCCTATGCTGGAGTGGGTTATCCTGCGTTTAATTGAATTTGATATAAAAGAAATTATAGTAAATGTTCATCACCATGCCGGCCAAATAATTGATTTTTTAAGATCAAAAAACAATTTTGGAATTAAGATTGAAATATCTCATGAAAAGGAATTGCTTGATACGGGAGGTGGGTTAAAAAAAACTGCCTGGTTTTTTGAAAATGAAAAAGACTTACTCATCCATAATGCAGACATTCTCTCGGATATTGATTTAAAAGCAATGTATGTGCAGCATACTTTGGAAAAAGCAGATGCAACCCTCGCCGTAAGGAAGAGGAAAACTAATCGATACCTACTTTTTAAAAGTGATGGACAACTTTGCGGCTGGACAGCAAAAAAAGAAAATAAAACTTTATGGGCTGGAGAGCCTGAAAATAATAGTGTGGAACTCTCCTTCGCCGGTATTCACATCATCAGTGCCAAGTTGCTTACAAAACTAAACACAAATAATATCTTTCCGATAATCCCGGAATATTTAAGATTAGCTTCTCATTATAATATAAAAGGATTTGATACCACACCCTTCAAATGGATTGATTTAGGAAGAAAAGAAAATCTGCTCGATATAAATAAGATCTTCGATTTCAAATATTTCAAATCATACAAAAAATAA
- a CDS encoding PilZ domain-containing protein: MIKTQSKDNERRSFKRIKIPGAQVRYKKSRGLTVLKNYSSVDNILNVSKSGISFHMPEDAKFGESVQMRITFPDGNDLNLKGRVRWQKPLNGSEQTIGVLFDPFGSKKQYNPMKALDYLRNLKDQAISQPFRFEEE, encoded by the coding sequence ATGATAAAAACACAATCCAAAGACAATGAGCGGCGCTCTTTTAAGAGGATTAAAATCCCAGGTGCCCAGGTAAGATATAAAAAGTCCAGAGGATTAACCGTTTTAAAAAATTATTCTTCCGTTGATAATATTTTAAATGTTTCAAAAAGTGGTATTTCATTTCATATGCCGGAGGATGCCAAATTTGGTGAGTCTGTTCAAATGAGAATTACTTTCCCCGATGGGAATGATTTAAATCTTAAAGGCAGGGTCCGCTGGCAAAAACCTTTAAATGGCAGTGAACAAACTATTGGTGTTTTATTTGATCCATTTGGCTCTAAAAAACAATATAACCCAATGAAAGCATTAGACTACCTCCGCAACTTAAAAGACCAGGCAATTAGCCAACCTTTCAGATTTGAAGAAGAATAA
- a CDS encoding phosphotransferase, translating to MDSIVKNSLSEMFERWAKEKVKSFTALPAHGSYRRYFRITGETKQAIGVFNEDIKENIAFLNFSKHFLKHNLKVPEIYEQELDKNIYLEEDLGDETLFSFLTKKRDKDSFSEELKNQYKKVIAALPRFQVTAGKDLDYSVCYPRSSFDRQSMMWDLNYFKYYFLKLAKIPFDEQQLEDDYQTFVDFLLGSQRDYFLYRDFQSRNVMIHNNDVYFIDYQGGRKGALQYDLASLLYDAKADIPPHIRKELLEIYLDELEKLIPVDREKFLQYYHGYVFIRIMQALGAYGFRGFYERKEHFLKSVPFAIQNLERLLHSAKLPIEIPALTDAWSRLVRSSYLRTLSTDKLRLTIRIDSFSYKRGIPWDEKGHGGGFVFDCRSLHNPGRYNDYKFLTGNDQPVIDFLEKEGEVNEFLAHIYAIVDSAVNKYQSRNFTDLMIAFGCTGGQHRSVYCANQLAAHLGEKFDTDIKLRHREQEMKNN from the coding sequence ATGGATTCAATAGTTAAAAATAGCTTATCAGAAATGTTCGAGCGTTGGGCCAAGGAAAAAGTCAAGTCGTTTACGGCACTACCTGCGCACGGTTCCTACCGCCGTTATTTTAGAATTACCGGCGAAACAAAACAGGCCATTGGTGTTTTCAATGAAGATATTAAAGAGAATATCGCCTTTCTCAATTTTTCAAAACACTTTTTAAAACACAATTTAAAAGTTCCGGAAATTTATGAACAGGAGCTGGATAAAAACATCTATCTCGAAGAAGACCTGGGTGATGAAACACTGTTTTCATTTTTAACAAAAAAGCGGGATAAAGATAGTTTTTCGGAAGAGCTTAAAAATCAGTACAAAAAGGTGATTGCAGCTTTGCCGCGTTTTCAAGTTACGGCGGGTAAAGATTTGGATTACTCTGTTTGCTATCCACGCAGCAGTTTTGACCGCCAATCTATGATGTGGGATCTAAATTATTTTAAATACTATTTTTTAAAACTTGCCAAAATCCCTTTTGATGAGCAGCAGTTGGAAGATGATTATCAAACTTTTGTGGATTTTTTACTGGGCAGCCAACGTGACTATTTTCTATATCGCGATTTTCAATCACGCAATGTTATGATCCACAATAACGATGTATATTTTATTGATTATCAGGGCGGCAGAAAAGGCGCATTGCAATACGACCTTGCCTCACTTCTTTACGATGCGAAGGCTGATATTCCACCTCATATAAGGAAAGAATTATTAGAAATCTATCTGGATGAGCTTGAAAAACTAATACCAGTGGATCGGGAAAAATTTCTACAATATTATCATGGCTATGTATTTATCCGCATAATGCAAGCGCTGGGTGCGTATGGTTTTCGTGGATTCTACGAACGTAAAGAACACTTTTTAAAAAGTGTACCATTTGCTATTCAAAATCTGGAACGCCTGCTTCATTCCGCTAAACTGCCAATTGAAATACCAGCATTAACAGACGCCTGGTCAAGGCTTGTTCGTTCAAGCTATCTGCGTACATTAAGTACAGACAAACTACGCCTAACTATTCGAATTGACAGCTTTTCCTATAAACGCGGTATTCCCTGGGATGAAAAAGGGCATGGAGGTGGTTTTGTGTTTGATTGCCGTTCGCTGCACAATCCCGGGCGTTACAATGATTATAAATTTCTAACAGGAAATGATCAGCCGGTTATTGATTTCCTGGAAAAAGAAGGTGAAGTCAATGAGTTTTTAGCCCACATTTATGCAATTGTCGATTCGGCGGTTAATAAATACCAGTCGCGTAATTTTACAGATTTAATGATTGCTTTTGGCTGTACCGGCGGACAGCACAGATCCGTTTATTGTGCCAATCAATTGGCTGCCCACCTTGGAGAAAAATTCGATACGGATATTAAACTTCGACATCGTGAACAAGAGATGAAAAACAATTGA
- a CDS encoding glucose sorbosone dehydrogenase has product MPRILNLLLCILLFACSSSTSQENIIEVEKAFPNLRFTRPVDFQQPSNGKNQVYVVEQAGKIYLFKNEKSVKNKVLFLDITDKVDDGGNEEGLLGLAFHPDYKTNGYFFVNYTASSPSRSVIARFQAGQGSIISTTEKTILEYAQPYSNHNGGQIIFGPDGYLYIAIGDGGSGGDPKGNGQNRKTLLGSIVRIDVDKQENGRNYAIPSDNPFAGNKQGYREEIFAYGLRNPWRFCFNPQNGQLWAADVGQYKLEEIDIIQKGGNYGWNYMEGSDCYGSSEDCDTPGLIRPIFEYHHSVGQSITGGRFYQHSEIEELQNAYIYGDFVAGKIWALYFSDGRVQKNQLITTEINGIASFGEDFEKQLYVLSFDGYIYRFKSK; this is encoded by the coding sequence ATGCCACGTATTCTAAATTTATTGTTGTGTATTCTGCTTTTTGCTTGTTCGTCATCAACAAGCCAGGAAAATATTATTGAAGTTGAGAAAGCTTTTCCTAATTTAAGATTTACCCGTCCGGTAGATTTTCAGCAACCTTCAAATGGAAAGAACCAGGTATATGTTGTTGAACAGGCAGGTAAAATTTACTTATTCAAGAATGAAAAAAGTGTTAAAAATAAAGTACTCTTCCTGGACATAACAGACAAGGTAGATGACGGTGGAAACGAGGAAGGATTGCTTGGCTTGGCTTTTCATCCGGACTATAAAACCAACGGGTATTTCTTTGTTAACTACACAGCTTCATCTCCGTCACGTTCAGTAATAGCCCGTTTTCAGGCTGGGCAAGGCAGCATAATTTCTACGACAGAAAAAACTATTCTTGAATATGCACAACCATACAGTAATCACAATGGTGGGCAAATTATATTTGGGCCGGATGGCTATCTATATATTGCAATTGGCGATGGAGGCTCTGGAGGTGATCCAAAAGGAAATGGCCAAAATCGCAAAACACTTTTGGGCTCCATTGTTCGCATTGATGTGGATAAACAGGAAAATGGTCGGAATTATGCGATTCCTTCAGACAATCCTTTTGCCGGAAATAAACAAGGTTATCGTGAGGAGATTTTTGCATATGGCCTCCGAAATCCATGGCGCTTTTGTTTTAATCCTCAAAATGGGCAACTATGGGCAGCAGATGTTGGTCAATATAAATTAGAAGAGATTGATATTATTCAAAAAGGCGGCAATTACGGTTGGAATTATATGGAAGGAAGTGATTGTTACGGATCTTCAGAAGATTGTGATACGCCCGGATTGATCAGGCCTATATTTGAATATCACCATTCTGTTGGGCAATCCATAACCGGTGGTCGGTTTTATCAACACAGCGAAATTGAAGAGTTACAAAATGCTTATATTTATGGTGATTTTGTAGCAGGGAAAATTTGGGCGCTTTATTTTAGCGATGGACGTGTTCAAAAAAACCAACTTATAACAACAGAGATTAATGGAATTGCGTCTTTTGGTGAGGATTTTGAAAAGCAGCTATATGTATTGTCTTTTGATGGATATATTTACAGATTTAAAAGTAAGTAA
- a CDS encoding response regulator transcription factor: MITCIIIEDEAPSRKRLKTFVEQNDALDLMDEAENAIDAIQKINEQKPQLIFLDVQLPDLTGLDILKVIKHNPFVIFTTAYDQYALNAFQNNAIDFLLKPFSQDNFNKAINKLKEKLQLTPNLVTEMSRFLEQARIQSNVLTRIPAKVGEKIFILNVQEILYFKSKDKVVFAHLKSDYFIINYTLDELQERLNNEQFFRIHRSTIVNLDFVRTIEPFGAGTYLMYLKDKSELQISRNAAREIRAKLDW, translated from the coding sequence ATGATTACATGTATTATCATCGAAGATGAAGCGCCTTCGCGCAAACGGTTAAAAACTTTTGTGGAGCAGAATGATGCACTGGATTTAATGGATGAAGCAGAAAATGCTATAGATGCTATCCAGAAAATAAATGAACAAAAACCACAATTAATATTTTTGGATGTCCAATTACCTGATCTAACAGGTTTGGATATTTTAAAGGTAATTAAACACAATCCATTTGTAATTTTTACAACTGCTTATGACCAGTATGCGCTAAATGCATTTCAAAATAATGCCATCGATTTTTTGCTAAAACCATTCTCTCAGGATAATTTTAACAAAGCGATAAACAAGCTAAAGGAAAAGTTACAACTTACTCCAAACCTGGTTACTGAAATGAGCCGGTTTTTAGAACAAGCCAGGATTCAGTCTAATGTGTTGACCCGCATTCCGGCAAAAGTTGGAGAAAAAATATTTATACTAAATGTTCAGGAAATTCTATATTTTAAAAGTAAAGACAAAGTTGTTTTTGCCCATTTAAAAAGTGATTATTTCATTATTAATTACACACTTGATGAACTACAGGAGCGTTTGAATAATGAGCAATTTTTTAGAATTCATCGTTCCACAATTGTAAATCTGGATTTTGTCCGGACTATAGAACCCTTCGGCGCAGGAACGTATTTAATGTATTTAAAAGACAAATCAGAACTACAAATAAGCCGCAATGCAGCACGCGAAATTCGTGCAAAACTGGATTGGTAA
- a CDS encoding radical SAM protein: protein MNELIFWNLVRSLTWRRSSNLLKTGSSFLLSALFNKYFVWGKPSILTIEPTNICNLRCPLCTTGSGDMERANGKMSLETFDNIIQKMGDELFFLLLYHQGEPYINKHFLKFVELAKSKNIYTTTSTNAHYFTDEIIHATIDSGLDSMIVSLDGVTQDVYEHYRVKGKVDKVIDGMARFMEIKRQRKAKTPLIALQFLVMKHNEHQLPEVKKLAAEIGVDRLLIKNIEVHNTQEAKDWLPQNDKYRRYNFDGETLVVKNKSRKSCSRVWLSTLINWDGSVVPCCFDKNGDFELGDINSKENLDQIWQGEKYNNFRKELNTNRDNIDMCRNCNQGLGSFIFNWNTKGKKKKPEKKELFPIID, encoded by the coding sequence TTGAACGAACTTATTTTCTGGAACCTTGTCCGCTCGCTTACCTGGCGACGTAGTTCCAATCTATTAAAAACAGGCTCCTCCTTTTTGCTTTCAGCCCTTTTTAACAAATATTTTGTCTGGGGTAAACCATCTATTTTGACGATTGAACCGACCAATATTTGTAACCTGCGCTGTCCGCTTTGTACAACAGGTTCCGGCGATATGGAACGCGCCAATGGTAAAATGTCGCTTGAAACTTTTGACAATATTATTCAAAAAATGGGTGATGAATTATTTTTCCTTTTACTTTATCACCAGGGTGAACCATACATAAATAAGCATTTTCTGAAATTTGTTGAGCTGGCCAAATCAAAAAATATTTATACCACCACCAGCACAAACGCTCATTATTTTACTGATGAAATTATCCATGCCACGATTGATTCCGGGCTTGATAGCATGATTGTTTCCCTCGATGGCGTGACCCAGGATGTTTATGAGCATTATCGCGTAAAAGGCAAAGTGGATAAAGTGATTGATGGCATGGCGCGTTTTATGGAAATTAAGCGTCAACGGAAAGCAAAAACACCTTTAATTGCACTACAATTTTTAGTTATGAAACATAATGAGCACCAATTACCTGAAGTCAAAAAGCTGGCTGCCGAAATTGGTGTGGATCGCTTGTTGATAAAAAATATAGAAGTGCACAACACTCAGGAAGCAAAAGATTGGCTTCCACAAAATGATAAATACCGTCGCTACAATTTTGATGGAGAAACCCTGGTTGTCAAAAATAAATCCAGGAAGTCCTGCAGCCGGGTTTGGCTTTCTACGTTGATCAATTGGGATGGTTCGGTTGTGCCTTGCTGTTTTGACAAAAACGGCGATTTTGAACTTGGGGATATAAATTCCAAAGAGAACCTTGATCAAATATGGCAGGGTGAAAAATATAATAATTTCCGCAAAGAATTAAATACCAACCGCGACAATATCGATATGTGCCGCAATTGCAACCAGGGTCTGGGCAGTTTTATTTTTAACTGGAATACCAAAGGAAAGAAAAAGAAACCTGAAAAGAAAGAGCTCTTTCCTATTATTGATTAA